In Xylanibacter ruminicola 23, a single genomic region encodes these proteins:
- a CDS encoding TetR/AcrR family transcriptional regulator → MSISKTRQKLVDVARQLFAKNGLENTTMNDIALQSGKGRRTLYTYFKSKEEIYYAVIESELERLSDKLDEVAARKIRPQDKIIELIYTHLSMIRETVVRNGNLRAEFFRNIWMVEKVRRHFDDAEIELFRKVYAEGKDDGEFDIDNVDLVADITHYCIKGLEVPYIYGRIAHGMKEEDTKPQVAKVVYGALGKIQKR, encoded by the coding sequence ATGTCTATATCCAAGACAAGACAGAAACTAGTAGATGTAGCACGCCAGCTGTTCGCCAAGAACGGACTGGAAAATACGACGATGAACGATATTGCCCTGCAATCGGGTAAGGGTCGCCGTACGCTATATACCTATTTTAAGTCGAAAGAGGAAATCTACTATGCTGTTATCGAGAGCGAGTTGGAGCGATTGAGCGACAAGCTCGATGAGGTGGCTGCCCGAAAAATCCGTCCACAGGACAAGATTATCGAGCTGATCTATACCCATCTCAGTATGATTCGCGAAACGGTGGTTCGTAACGGTAACCTGCGTGCAGAGTTCTTCCGTAACATCTGGATGGTAGAGAAAGTGCGCCGCCATTTCGACGATGCCGAGATTGAGCTGTTCCGTAAGGTTTATGCCGAGGGTAAGGACGATGGCGAGTTTGATATCGACAACGTGGACCTGGTGGCTGATATTACACACTATTGTATCAAGGGCCTCGAAGTACCTTATATATATGGACGTATTGCCCATGGTATGAAGGAGGAGGACACCAAACCCCAGGTGGCCAAGGTGGTTTATGGTGCGCTGGGAAAGATTCAGAAAAGATAA
- the fabG gene encoding 3-oxoacyl-[acyl-carrier-protein] reductase, translating into MGLLEGKTALITGAARGIGKAIALKYASEGCNIAFTDLEVNEETEKEIAALGVKAKSYASNAADFAQTEEVVKAVKEEFGSIDILVNNAGITKDGLMLRMTEQQWDAVIAVNLKSAFNFIHACVPVMMRQRGGSIINMASVVGVHGNAGQANYAASKAGLIALAKSIGQEMGPKGIRANAIAPGFIDTAMTQALPDDIRKEWINKIPLRRGGQVEDIANVATFLASDLSSYVSGQVIQVDGGMNM; encoded by the coding sequence ATGGGATTATTAGAAGGTAAGACAGCGCTGATTACAGGTGCTGCACGCGGTATCGGAAAGGCTATCGCACTGAAGTATGCCTCTGAAGGCTGTAACATCGCATTCACCGACCTTGAGGTGAACGAGGAGACCGAGAAGGAAATTGCTGCTCTGGGTGTAAAGGCTAAGAGCTATGCTTCGAACGCTGCCGACTTTGCTCAGACCGAGGAAGTAGTTAAGGCTGTAAAGGAAGAGTTCGGATCAATCGATATTCTGGTTAACAATGCTGGTATCACTAAGGACGGACTGATGCTGCGTATGACTGAGCAGCAGTGGGATGCTGTTATCGCAGTAAACCTGAAGTCGGCCTTCAACTTCATCCACGCTTGTGTACCCGTTATGATGCGTCAGCGTGGTGGCTCTATCATCAACATGGCATCAGTAGTAGGTGTTCATGGTAACGCTGGTCAGGCTAACTATGCTGCCTCAAAGGCTGGTTTGATTGCTCTGGCTAAGAGTATCGGTCAGGAGATGGGTCCTAAGGGTATCCGTGCTAACGCCATCGCTCCTGGTTTCATCGATACAGCTATGACTCAGGCTCTGCCCGACGATATCCGTAAGGAGTGGATCAACAAGATTCCTCTGCGTCGTGGTGGTCAGGTTGAGGATATCGCTAATGTTGCTACCTTCCTGGCTTCTGACCTCTCAAGCTATGTAAGCGGTCAGGTTATCCAGGTTGATGGTGGTATGAACATGTAG
- a CDS encoding RluA family pseudouridine synthase has translation MEVVYEDNHIIIVNKQSGEIVQGDKTGDRPLSELVKDYIKEKYAKPGAVFLGVVHRLDRPVSGLVVFARTSKALTRLNKMFAEGQVHKTYWAIVKNRPKALEGTLENWLVRNEKQNKSYAYDKERPNAKKALLKYRVIGQTDNYTVLEVNLMTGRHHQIRCQLAAMGCPIKGDLKYGAPRSNPDGSISLMSRRVEFVHPVSKETIIVEAPLPNDPLWQAASTR, from the coding sequence ATGGAGGTCGTTTACGAAGACAACCATATCATCATAGTCAACAAACAGAGTGGGGAGATCGTACAGGGCGATAAGACTGGCGATCGCCCCCTTTCTGAATTGGTGAAAGACTATATCAAAGAAAAGTACGCCAAGCCAGGTGCCGTTTTCCTGGGTGTGGTGCACCGCCTGGATCGTCCTGTTTCAGGGCTGGTGGTGTTTGCCCGAACCTCGAAAGCGCTTACCCGACTGAACAAGATGTTTGCCGAGGGACAGGTGCATAAAACCTACTGGGCGATAGTGAAAAATCGTCCTAAGGCCCTCGAGGGAACGCTCGAGAACTGGCTGGTGCGTAACGAGAAACAGAACAAGAGCTATGCCTACGATAAGGAGCGCCCCAATGCCAAGAAAGCCCTGTTGAAATATCGTGTGATAGGACAGACAGATAACTATACGGTGCTTGAGGTGAACCTGATGACGGGTCGTCATCACCAGATACGCTGTCAGTTGGCTGCCATGGGCTGTCCCATTAAGGGCGACTTGAAATATGGTGCGCCTCGCAGCAATCCCGATGGCAGTATCTCGCTCATGTCGCGTAGGGTGGAGTTCGTGCATCCTGTTTCGAAAGAAACCATTATCGTAGAGGCACCGTTGCCCAACGATCCGTTGTGGCAGGCTGCATCAACCAGATAA